A stretch of Peteryoungia algae DNA encodes these proteins:
- a CDS encoding CobW family GTP-binding protein produces MTEASAKPTPVTVLTGYLGSGKTTLLNRILSENHGKKYAVIVNEFGEIGIDNDLIVESDEEIYEMNNGCVCCTVRGDLIRVVEGLMRRPGRFDGIIVETTGLADPVPVAQTFFMDDDVRSKTELDAVVALVDAKHLPLRLKDSREAEDQIAFADVVVINKSDLVSHDELHQIEHIVRAINPSARIYSTTRSGVDLAKVLDQGAFNLERALENDPHFLDHEDPDHVCGPDCSHDHHHHDHDHGHDHQHHDHDHDHGHHHHDHAPSAIHDVTVTSVSLRGGEMNPDRFFPWIQKVTQTQGPNILRLKGIIAFKGDEERYVVQGVHMIVEGDHQRPWKDGEKRESRLVFIGRELDREKLEASFKACEATA; encoded by the coding sequence ATGACCGAAGCATCCGCGAAACCGACACCCGTCACCGTGCTTACCGGCTACCTCGGCTCCGGCAAGACGACACTGCTCAATCGCATCCTCTCCGAGAACCACGGCAAGAAATATGCCGTCATCGTCAATGAATTCGGCGAGATCGGCATCGACAACGATCTGATCGTCGAGTCGGACGAGGAAATCTACGAAATGAACAATGGCTGCGTTTGCTGCACGGTGCGTGGCGACCTGATCCGGGTCGTTGAAGGCCTGATGCGCCGCCCGGGCCGCTTCGACGGCATCATCGTTGAGACAACCGGCCTTGCCGACCCGGTCCCGGTCGCGCAGACCTTCTTCATGGACGACGACGTCCGCTCCAAGACGGAGCTGGATGCCGTCGTGGCTCTGGTCGACGCCAAGCATCTGCCGCTGCGCCTGAAGGACAGCCGTGAGGCCGAAGACCAGATCGCCTTCGCCGATGTCGTCGTGATCAACAAGTCCGATCTCGTCAGCCATGACGAACTGCACCAGATCGAGCACATCGTGCGCGCGATCAATCCGTCCGCTCGCATCTACTCGACAACCCGCTCGGGCGTCGATCTCGCCAAGGTCCTCGACCAGGGCGCCTTCAACCTCGAGCGCGCGCTGGAAAACGATCCCCATTTCCTTGATCATGAGGACCCCGACCATGTCTGCGGTCCCGATTGCAGCCATGATCATCACCATCATGACCATGATCACGGGCATGACCACCAGCATCACGATCACGATCACGATCACGGTCACCATCACCACGATCATGCGCCCTCGGCGATCCACGATGTGACGGTCACGTCCGTCTCGTTGCGCGGCGGCGAAATGAATCCGGACCGCTTCTTCCCCTGGATCCAGAAGGTGACCCAGACGCAAGGCCCGAACATCCTGCGCCTCAAGGGCATCATCGCCTTCAAGGGCGACGAGGAACGCTATGTGGTTCAGGGCGTTCACATGATCGTGGAAGGCGATCACCAGCGCCCGTGGAAGGATGGCGAGAAGCGCGAAAGCCGCCTCGTCTTCATCGGCCGCGAGCTGGATCGCGAGAAGCTCGAAGCGAGCTTCAAGGCCTGCGAAGCCACCGCCTGA
- a CDS encoding WD40 repeat domain-containing protein, with the protein MPTVAPLDIEGHVVSTHFLGDIPVFAAATGAIHRLDGGEKVTEANAGLLTCVKDPASQTLLTGGEDGRVLRVAHDGTVTELAHVPRKWISVVAPGPQGAVAYAHGKSTFVRLADGTTKEFTEERTVEAVDFAPKGLRIAVARYNGVTLHWVGTAGAPVDLDWKGAHTGVTFSPDGRFVVTMMQESALHGWKLDGKAADTRHMRMTGYPAKVKSLSWSPKGKWLASSGAPAAIVWPFSGKDGPMGKAPLELGTRANILVTHVAFHPMEEVLAIGFIDGMILAVRVTDGKEALLRRPGKGAVTSLAWSSTGKLLAFASEAGDCGVIDITG; encoded by the coding sequence ATGCCTACAGTCGCCCCTCTCGATATCGAAGGTCATGTTGTCTCGACCCATTTTCTCGGAGACATCCCGGTCTTTGCTGCCGCGACGGGCGCCATCCACCGACTGGATGGTGGCGAGAAGGTGACCGAGGCCAATGCCGGCCTCCTCACCTGCGTCAAGGATCCGGCGAGCCAGACGTTGCTGACCGGCGGCGAAGACGGCCGCGTGCTGCGCGTCGCCCATGATGGAACCGTCACCGAACTCGCCCATGTGCCACGCAAGTGGATTTCGGTCGTGGCACCCGGCCCGCAAGGGGCGGTCGCCTATGCCCATGGCAAATCCACCTTCGTGCGCCTTGCCGACGGCACGACGAAGGAATTCACCGAAGAGCGCACGGTCGAGGCGGTCGATTTCGCTCCCAAGGGACTGCGCATCGCGGTCGCCCGCTACAACGGCGTCACGCTCCATTGGGTCGGTACGGCAGGGGCTCCCGTGGATCTCGACTGGAAGGGCGCCCATACGGGCGTGACCTTCTCGCCTGACGGCCGCTTCGTCGTGACGATGATGCAGGAAAGTGCCCTGCATGGCTGGAAGCTCGACGGCAAGGCCGCCGACACCCGCCACATGCGCATGACAGGCTATCCTGCCAAGGTGAAGTCCCTCTCCTGGTCGCCCAAGGGCAAATGGCTCGCCTCGTCCGGGGCGCCGGCTGCAATCGTCTGGCCCTTCTCCGGCAAGGACGGCCCGATGGGCAAGGCGCCGCTCGAACTCGGCACCCGCGCCAACATCCTCGTCACCCATGTCGCGTTTCACCCGATGGAAGAGGTTCTCGCCATCGGCTTCATCGACGGCATGATCCTCGCCGTGCGGGTTACAGACGGCAAGGAGGCGCTTCTGCGCCGTCCGGGCAAGGGTGCAGTCACCTCGCTTGCCTGGAGCAGCACCGGCAAGCTTCTGGCCTTCGCCTCCGAAGCGGGCGACTGCGGCGTCATCGACATCACCGGCTGA
- a CDS encoding outer membrane protein has product MKSILLGSAAALAISTSAFAADAIYEAPAEPPVSVETVPQFSWAGGYAGILTGYGWGDGEVGGIDDSFDGARFGGFAGYNWDLGNQLVVGVEGDLNYDWNEENVAGVDYETGMNWSARARVGYAMDRALLFAAGGYTGTNIEGAGDDDTLHGWTIGGGVDYALTDRMFTRVEYRYNDFGNGDLGGADVDFSQHTVNVGLAVKF; this is encoded by the coding sequence ATGAAGAGCATCCTTCTCGGATCTGCCGCCGCTCTGGCGATTTCGACCTCGGCTTTTGCAGCTGACGCAATCTACGAAGCTCCGGCTGAGCCGCCGGTGTCTGTCGAAACCGTGCCGCAGTTTTCCTGGGCAGGTGGCTATGCAGGTATCCTGACCGGCTATGGTTGGGGTGACGGCGAAGTCGGCGGTATCGACGATAGCTTCGATGGCGCCCGCTTTGGTGGCTTTGCAGGTTACAACTGGGATCTCGGCAACCAGCTGGTCGTCGGTGTCGAAGGCGACCTGAACTACGACTGGAACGAAGAAAACGTAGCCGGCGTAGACTACGAGACCGGCATGAACTGGTCGGCTCGTGCGCGCGTCGGCTATGCCATGGACCGCGCGCTGCTGTTCGCAGCCGGTGGTTACACCGGCACGAACATTGAGGGTGCTGGCGACGACGACACGCTGCATGGCTGGACCATCGGTGGTGGCGTCGACTACGCCCTGACCGACCGCATGTTCACCCGCGTCGAATATCGTTACAACGATTTCGGCAACGGCGACCTCGGCGGCGCAGACGTCGATTTCAGCCAGCACACGGTCAATGTCGGCCTCGCCGTCAAGTTCTGA
- a CDS encoding GNAT family N-acetyltransferase — MAAVLTSMRALFAPAFVIDTETPADVVAREALLDRTMGRDRRKKSSEKIRHGRIPAEGLALVARDAAGHVIGTVRLWNVEAGICREGRAIDALLLGPLAIDAMHEGKGIGGALMRAALLEARKRGHGAVLLVGDAPYYERFGFFADKTQHLVMPGPFARDRFLALELVPGWLEGAAGMVVPSGRKLSQPTDLRRAA, encoded by the coding sequence ATGGCCGCTGTTCTGACCAGCATGCGTGCGCTTTTCGCGCCTGCCTTTGTCATCGATACTGAAACGCCTGCCGACGTCGTCGCACGCGAGGCGCTGCTCGACCGCACCATGGGTCGCGATCGCCGCAAGAAGTCATCGGAGAAGATCCGTCACGGACGGATTCCGGCCGAGGGCCTGGCGCTCGTCGCGCGCGATGCCGCGGGCCATGTCATCGGTACGGTGCGCCTGTGGAACGTCGAAGCCGGAATCTGCCGTGAGGGCAGGGCGATCGATGCCCTGCTGCTCGGCCCGCTTGCCATCGATGCGATGCATGAGGGCAAGGGCATTGGTGGCGCATTGATGCGGGCAGCGCTTCTCGAAGCCCGCAAGCGCGGACACGGCGCCGTGCTTCTCGTTGGTGACGCCCCTTACTACGAGCGCTTCGGCTTCTTTGCCGACAAGACGCAGCATCTGGTGATGCCGGGTCCGTTTGCGCGCGACCGCTTCCTGGCACTGGAACTCGTGCCCGGCTGGCTCGAAGGAGCCGCCGGCATGGTGGTTCCATCCGGTCGCAAGCTGTCGCAGCCGACGGACCTGCGCCGCGCAGCCTGA
- the odc2 gene encoding ornithine/lysine decarboxylase, giving the protein MTTARILDFINTRRPEGPCLVVDLDVVRDNFGAFRHALPDSAIYYAVKANPAPEILQLLASLGSNFDCASVAEIQMALDAGADASRISFGNTIKKERDIARAFALGVDLYAVDSHEEVEKIARAAPGARVFCRVLTDGDGAEWPLSRKFGCVPQMAVDVLVYAHQLGLESFGVSFHVGSQMTKVDAWDGALADAKRVFNSLAKLGIVLKMVNMGGGFPTKYLRDIPSAEAYGLAIKESLKKHFGNNIPQTIIEPGRGMVGNAGVIKAEVVLISKKSDNDEHRWVFLDIGKFGGLAETMDEAIRYPIRTAHDADAMEPCVLAGPTCDSADVMYEKNMYPLPISLSIGDEVLIEGTGAYTTTYSAVAFNGFDPLKSYVI; this is encoded by the coding sequence ATGACCACTGCACGCATCCTCGACTTCATCAACACCCGACGTCCTGAAGGTCCCTGCCTCGTGGTTGACCTCGATGTCGTGCGCGACAATTTCGGTGCCTTCCGTCATGCCCTGCCGGACAGCGCCATCTACTACGCAGTCAAGGCGAACCCTGCGCCCGAGATCCTCCAGCTCCTGGCTTCGCTCGGTTCGAACTTCGACTGCGCTTCCGTTGCCGAAATCCAGATGGCGCTCGATGCCGGTGCGGATGCCTCGCGCATCTCGTTTGGCAACACCATCAAGAAGGAGCGCGACATCGCCCGGGCGTTTGCACTCGGTGTTGACCTCTATGCCGTCGACAGCCACGAGGAAGTCGAGAAGATCGCCCGTGCCGCTCCCGGCGCCCGTGTGTTCTGCCGCGTCCTGACGGACGGCGACGGCGCCGAATGGCCGCTTTCCCGCAAGTTCGGCTGCGTGCCGCAGATGGCCGTCGACGTTCTCGTCTACGCCCACCAGCTCGGTCTCGAAAGCTTCGGCGTCTCGTTCCATGTCGGCTCGCAGATGACCAAGGTCGATGCCTGGGACGGCGCTCTTGCCGACGCCAAGCGTGTGTTCAATTCGCTGGCCAAGCTGGGCATCGTCTTGAAGATGGTCAATATGGGTGGCGGTTTCCCGACCAAGTACCTGCGCGACATCCCGTCGGCAGAAGCCTATGGTCTGGCGATCAAGGAGTCGCTGAAGAAGCACTTCGGCAACAACATCCCGCAGACCATCATCGAGCCCGGCCGCGGCATGGTCGGCAATGCCGGCGTGATCAAGGCGGAAGTCGTGCTGATCTCGAAGAAGTCTGACAATGACGAGCACCGCTGGGTGTTCCTCGACATCGGCAAGTTCGGTGGTCTCGCCGAAACCATGGACGAAGCGATCCGTTACCCGATCCGCACCGCCCATGATGCCGATGCCATGGAGCCCTGCGTTCTCGCCGGTCCGACCTGCGATTCGGCCGATGTCATGTACGAGAAGAACATGTATCCGCTGCCGATCTCGCTTTCGATCGGCGACGAGGTTCTGATCGAGGGCACCGGCGCCTACACCACCACCTATTCGGCGGTGGCGTTCAACGGCTTCGACCCGCTGAAGTCCTACGTCATCTGA
- a CDS encoding LysR family transcriptional regulator encodes MDTLTRIRAFIDVVEAEGFSAAARKTGRSKALLSKYVRELEDELGALLLNRTTRQFSLTEAGHTYFRTASDILKEIDNLADLVRENNADLKGKLKVTVPRTFIDADVGQSLIDFAKENPQISLEIVAEDRFVDLIEEGFDLGIRITKLDDSGMIARKLSDFQVYACATPAFVAENGPLTHPSELSRVPFLIDTNSRSHNSLRFVDTNGETISVSVTGPIEVNSPLATLRAARAGMGIAMIPDFIARPHIASGELVSLFDDFIAKDRGIYAVYPHRRYLPAKVRALVDYLHAWFKRYS; translated from the coding sequence ATGGACACGCTCACGCGAATACGGGCCTTCATCGATGTGGTCGAAGCCGAGGGCTTTTCCGCAGCCGCCCGCAAGACCGGCCGCTCGAAGGCACTTCTGTCCAAATATGTCAGGGAGCTCGAAGACGAACTCGGCGCGCTTCTGCTCAACCGCACCACGCGGCAATTCTCGCTGACGGAGGCCGGCCACACCTACTTTCGGACCGCCTCCGACATTCTGAAGGAGATCGACAACCTCGCCGATCTCGTGCGCGAGAACAATGCCGACCTCAAGGGCAAGCTCAAGGTGACGGTCCCCCGCACCTTCATCGACGCGGATGTCGGCCAGTCGCTGATCGATTTCGCCAAGGAAAATCCGCAGATCTCGCTTGAAATCGTCGCCGAAGACCGCTTCGTCGATCTGATCGAGGAGGGCTTCGACCTCGGCATCCGAATCACCAAGCTCGACGATTCCGGAATGATCGCGCGCAAGCTCTCCGACTTCCAGGTCTATGCCTGCGCCACACCCGCCTTCGTAGCCGAGAACGGCCCGCTGACCCATCCGAGCGAGTTGTCGCGCGTTCCCTTCCTCATCGACACCAACTCGCGCTCGCACAACAGTCTGCGTTTCGTCGATACGAACGGCGAGACCATCTCGGTCAGCGTGACAGGCCCGATCGAGGTCAACAGTCCGCTGGCGACACTGCGGGCAGCCCGCGCCGGCATGGGCATCGCGATGATCCCGGATTTCATTGCCAGGCCCCATATCGCCTCCGGTGAACTCGTCTCGCTGTTCGACGACTTCATCGCCAAGGATCGTGGCATCTATGCCGTCTATCCGCATCGCCGCTATCTGCCGGCCAAGGTCCGCGCCCTCGTCGATTACCTTCACGCATGGTTCAAGCGCTATTCCTGA
- a CDS encoding DUF1007 family protein: protein MRKSLGYCAAGAAMAFAAPALSHPHIFAEARVEIVATDDGMLKELRNVWRFDDIFSSSVLMDFDKNSDLKLDHGELSEIANTIRDSLGDYGYFTFITADGASSEVAKPEIFNVDFKDNQLLVFFVAKPKTPVKIGGSMTFGVYDPTLYTAIDFAKDEDMVVEGKPFEACTHKVVRPDPDQVIAQNQSNLTEAFFSDPAGTDMGKLFATRLEVTC from the coding sequence ATGCGGAAGAGCCTCGGTTACTGCGCGGCCGGAGCGGCCATGGCGTTTGCAGCGCCGGCCCTCTCCCATCCGCACATCTTTGCCGAAGCACGCGTGGAGATCGTTGCGACAGACGACGGCATGCTGAAGGAACTGCGCAATGTCTGGCGCTTCGACGACATCTTCTCCTCCAGCGTCCTCATGGATTTCGACAAGAACAGCGACCTGAAGCTCGACCATGGCGAATTGAGCGAGATCGCAAATACGATCCGCGACTCGCTCGGCGACTACGGCTACTTCACCTTCATCACCGCGGATGGCGCATCGAGCGAAGTCGCCAAGCCGGAAATCTTCAATGTCGACTTCAAGGACAATCAGCTTCTCGTTTTCTTCGTCGCCAAGCCCAAGACGCCTGTAAAGATCGGCGGCTCCATGACCTTCGGCGTCTATGACCCCACGCTCTACACCGCGATCGACTTCGCCAAGGATGAGGACATGGTTGTCGAGGGCAAGCCATTCGAGGCCTGCACCCACAAGGTCGTCCGCCCGGATCCCGACCAGGTGATCGCCCAGAACCAGTCGAACCTGACGGAGGCCTTCTTCAGTGATCCGGCCGGCACGGATATGGGCAAGCTCTTCGCGACGCGGCTGGAGGTGACATGCTGA
- a CDS encoding nickel/cobalt transporter, translating into MAGRLLPARFAVAALTLFLAAGFAHAASPLGIGAAEPSYQPASGPFAEILVWINTHQQAFYRSLTNALKAMREDPWSLVTLVGLSFAYGIFHAAGPGHGKAVISSYLLANEIELRRGILVSFVSAFLQAFVAIAVVGVTYIFLRGTSISMTAATQTLEIASYAMIVAFGVWLLIRKLRASFARGTPTGASGALFGGADTTATGSVTASLFAEPATQSTPRDTAGSRFRAMAVAHDHDALAPGSVCHECGIAHAPDPSLVGGNTFSLRDAWSAVIAVGMRPCSGALLVMTFSLLNGLLLGGILSVLAMALGTAITVSVLASLAVSAKSVALRLSGPGSRRAGIVAGSIEVAAAVLVILLGALLLAASLTA; encoded by the coding sequence ATCGCGGGGCGCCTGTTACCCGCACGCTTCGCCGTCGCCGCCCTCACCCTCTTCTTGGCCGCCGGCTTCGCACATGCCGCTTCGCCGCTCGGGATCGGCGCTGCCGAGCCGAGCTACCAGCCCGCAAGCGGCCCCTTCGCCGAAATCCTGGTATGGATCAACACCCACCAGCAGGCCTTCTATCGATCGTTGACGAATGCGCTGAAGGCGATGCGCGAGGATCCCTGGAGCCTGGTCACCCTGGTCGGCCTCTCCTTCGCCTATGGCATTTTCCACGCCGCCGGTCCCGGCCACGGCAAGGCAGTGATCTCGTCCTATCTGCTAGCCAACGAGATCGAACTGCGCCGCGGCATTCTCGTCTCCTTCGTCTCGGCCTTCCTGCAGGCCTTCGTCGCCATCGCCGTGGTCGGCGTGACCTACATTTTCTTGCGCGGCACATCGATCAGCATGACCGCTGCGACGCAGACCCTGGAGATCGCGAGCTACGCGATGATCGTCGCCTTCGGCGTCTGGCTCCTGATACGCAAGCTCAGGGCTTCTTTCGCCAGAGGGACGCCGACGGGCGCGAGCGGAGCCCTGTTCGGAGGGGCTGATACCACAGCCACCGGCAGCGTTACGGCCTCGCTCTTTGCCGAGCCGGCGACGCAATCGACACCGCGCGATACGGCCGGCTCCCGCTTCCGGGCCATGGCCGTCGCCCATGACCATGATGCACTGGCGCCGGGCTCCGTCTGCCATGAATGCGGCATAGCCCACGCGCCGGATCCGAGCCTTGTCGGCGGCAATACCTTCAGCCTACGGGATGCCTGGTCGGCCGTGATTGCAGTTGGCATGCGCCCCTGCTCCGGCGCATTGCTCGTCATGACCTTTTCACTGTTGAACGGTCTGCTGCTTGGCGGAATACTCTCGGTCCTCGCCATGGCGCTCGGCACGGCAATAACGGTCTCGGTATTGGCAAGCCTCGCCGTCAGCGCCAAGAGCGTGGCCCTCCGGCTCTCCGGCCCCGGCTCACGCCGCGCCGGTATCGTTGCCGGCTCCATCGAAGTGGCGGCGGCAGTGCTCGTCATTCTGCTCGGGGCGCTGCTGCTCGCTGCGAGTCTGACGGCTTGA
- a CDS encoding GNAT family N-acetyltransferase produces MRDLSTFKGCPAPQPVRLEGRFVVVEPYDRATHLKTLWEGLGGHEVNSLLTYFTQPDFAGIDDFDAWLTAVQKSGWITEVFLDRATGTVVGMANYMRPDPANGVVEVGGVAHGPAMSRSPLATEAHYLLARHVFDDLGYRRYEWKCHNENVPSKVTAKRYGFSFEGVFRQHMLSKGKNRDTAWFSMIDREWPLNRAAFEAWLDPQNFDEVGRQKRRLEDLRAELAAAQT; encoded by the coding sequence ATGCGTGACCTGTCCACCTTCAAGGGATGTCCGGCGCCACAGCCCGTCCGGCTGGAGGGGCGGTTCGTCGTGGTCGAACCCTATGATCGCGCGACCCATCTTAAAACCTTGTGGGAGGGCCTGGGTGGCCATGAGGTCAATTCGCTGCTCACCTATTTCACCCAGCCGGACTTTGCCGGGATCGATGATTTCGACGCATGGCTGACTGCCGTCCAGAAAAGCGGATGGATCACCGAGGTGTTTCTCGACAGGGCGACCGGGACGGTCGTCGGCATGGCCAACTACATGCGGCCCGATCCGGCAAACGGCGTTGTCGAGGTCGGTGGCGTCGCACATGGCCCCGCGATGAGCCGTTCGCCTCTCGCGACCGAAGCGCATTACCTGCTCGCGCGGCATGTCTTCGATGATCTCGGTTACCGCCGGTACGAGTGGAAGTGCCATAACGAGAACGTGCCGAGCAAGGTGACGGCGAAACGCTACGGTTTCAGCTTCGAGGGCGTCTTCCGCCAGCACATGCTGTCCAAGGGAAAGAACCGCGACACGGCCTGGTTCTCTATGATCGACAGAGAATGGCCACTGAACCGGGCCGCATTCGAGGCCTGGCTCGATCCTCAAAATTTCGACGAGGTCGGACGCCAGAAGCGCCGGCTGGAAGACCTGCGGGCCGAGCTGGCCGCGGCCCAGACCTGA
- a CDS encoding tellurite resistance TerB family protein, with protein MFDAKKLLDQFLGSQVPGGSGSIGQKGNDLLGMAKANPWKSGALAAVLLGTKTGRSIGGNALKLGGLAVIAGLGYQAYKNYQAGQKPEPSQALPELLPPPKDSPFSTEPQAVSNDFALSLVRAMIAAAKVDGHIDAGERSRIMDKVHLSGLGTEAEAFIDAELARPIDLDALVASAQTEEQRVEIYTASRLTIEPDTRTERGYLDMLAGRLGLPDALVDHIEATVASAKISL; from the coding sequence ATGTTCGACGCCAAGAAGCTGCTGGATCAGTTCCTGGGATCACAGGTGCCGGGAGGATCCGGGTCGATCGGCCAGAAGGGCAATGATCTCCTGGGGATGGCCAAGGCCAATCCCTGGAAGAGTGGCGCTCTTGCGGCCGTTCTGCTTGGCACGAAGACCGGCCGCTCGATTGGCGGTAACGCCTTGAAGCTCGGCGGTCTCGCCGTGATCGCCGGTCTCGGCTATCAGGCCTACAAGAATTACCAGGCCGGTCAGAAACCTGAACCGTCCCAGGCGCTGCCCGAACTTCTGCCGCCGCCGAAGGATTCGCCTTTCAGCACTGAGCCCCAGGCCGTTTCCAACGACTTTGCCTTGTCGTTGGTGCGTGCAATGATCGCGGCCGCCAAGGTCGACGGTCATATCGACGCGGGCGAACGGTCGCGGATCATGGACAAGGTGCATCTGTCCGGTCTCGGCACGGAAGCGGAAGCTTTCATCGACGCGGAGCTCGCAAGGCCGATCGATCTCGATGCGCTTGTCGCCTCGGCCCAGACCGAGGAACAGCGGGTCGAAATCTACACCGCTTCGCGCCTCACCATCGAACCGGACACCCGCACTGAACGCGGCTATCTCGACATGCTCGCCGGCCGTCTTGGCCTTCCGGACGCGCTGGTCGATCATATCGAGGCGACCGTGGCCTCCGCCAAGATCAGTCTCTGA
- a CDS encoding 2-dehydro-3-deoxy-phosphogluconate aldolase encodes MGDKTEKLLSTLKLQPVVPVLIIEDAKTAVPLARALVAGGLKAIEITLRTAAALEAVRLVAREVEGAVVGAGTILNAAHYAAAVDAGSQFIVSPGTTQELLDVARQSDIPLLPGAATASEVMALREEGYKVLKFFPAEQAGGAAYLKALSSPLAGTLFCPTGGISLKNAMDYLSLPNVVCVGGSWVAPKELVSAGDWAGITKLASEAAALKG; translated from the coding sequence ATGGGCGATAAAACCGAAAAGCTCCTCTCCACCCTGAAACTTCAGCCGGTCGTTCCGGTCCTGATCATCGAGGATGCCAAGACCGCAGTGCCTCTGGCGCGCGCGCTTGTCGCAGGCGGATTGAAGGCGATCGAGATCACGCTGCGCACCGCAGCCGCGCTCGAAGCCGTGCGTCTGGTGGCACGGGAAGTCGAGGGCGCCGTGGTCGGCGCCGGCACGATCCTCAATGCCGCCCATTATGCAGCAGCCGTCGATGCCGGTTCGCAGTTCATCGTCAGCCCCGGCACGACGCAGGAATTGCTCGATGTCGCCCGCCAGTCGGACATTCCGCTGCTTCCGGGTGCGGCGACCGCGTCCGAAGTCATGGCGCTGCGTGAAGAGGGCTACAAGGTTCTGAAGTTCTTCCCCGCAGAACAGGCCGGTGGTGCCGCCTATCTCAAGGCGCTGTCTTCGCCGCTCGCCGGCACGCTGTTCTGCCCGACCGGCGGCATCTCGTTGAAGAACGCCATGGACTATCTGTCGCTGCCGAACGTCGTCTGCGTCGGCGGTTCGTGGGTTGCACCGAAGGAACTGGTCTCGGCCGGTGACTGGGCAGGCATCACCAAACTCGCCAGCGAAGCCGCAGCCCTCAAGGGCTGA
- a CDS encoding CYTH domain-containing protein, whose translation MAKEIERKFLVRTDGWKSSVTSETRIRQAYIAAEADRSVRVRTRNDETAQLTIKFGKGMLTRDEFEYPISHDDALEMLAFSIGNVIEKTRFTVNFEGFTWEIDVFEGVYRGLITAEVEMASEDDAPALPAWLGREVTGDKRYSNQVLATERTRPELVHAISH comes from the coding sequence ATGGCGAAGGAAATCGAGCGCAAGTTTCTCGTCCGGACCGATGGCTGGAAAAGCTCCGTCACTTCCGAAACGCGAATTCGGCAAGCCTATATCGCCGCCGAGGCGGATCGCTCGGTGCGCGTCCGCACCCGCAATGACGAGACCGCCCAACTGACGATAAAATTCGGCAAGGGCATGCTCACGCGCGACGAATTCGAATACCCGATCTCCCATGACGACGCCTTGGAAATGCTGGCCTTCTCGATTGGAAACGTCATCGAAAAGACCCGCTTTACCGTGAACTTCGAGGGCTTCACCTGGGAAATCGACGTGTTCGAGGGTGTCTATCGCGGGCTCATCACCGCCGAGGTGGAGATGGCTTCCGAAGACGATGCCCCGGCGCTGCCGGCCTGGCTCGGCCGCGAGGTGACCGGGGACAAGCGCTATTCCAACCAGGTCCTCGCCACTGAGCGCACGCGGCCGGAGCTGGTGCATGCCATATCGCATTAG
- a CDS encoding CHAD domain-containing protein: MPYRIRPDRPLLAEVQNVARRELEKAIETLEARPEGLHEAIHAARKIFKRLRNLYRLVARGDKAFWRRENTRLREAARSLSSIRDATALIETVEHLSVHALTDDEAETLAAAREVLALRRDDIAESERDLEAKVSGVVTECRAAVSALHDLSLPSKAGHTARLVARGWRRSLDEAHEALDTCKGESHGEAFHDLRKASQAYWMNLSLLSDLWPSAFCAKRRDAKRLVDLLGHEHDLTVLITLLDQEPEIFGNGEGQSFLLAIIIRRQMDLRREALTLAGRIFADAAKDEADIIETLWMRAAIQRRTG; this comes from the coding sequence ATGCCATATCGCATTAGGCCGGACCGCCCGCTTCTCGCCGAAGTGCAAAACGTTGCACGCCGGGAACTGGAAAAGGCGATCGAAACGCTGGAGGCGAGACCGGAGGGGCTGCACGAGGCGATCCATGCGGCCCGCAAGATCTTCAAGCGCCTGCGCAATCTCTATCGCCTTGTGGCGCGGGGCGACAAGGCTTTCTGGCGCCGGGAGAATACGAGATTGCGCGAGGCCGCCCGCAGCCTCTCGAGCATCCGCGATGCCACGGCCCTGATCGAGACGGTCGAGCATCTCTCGGTCCACGCCCTGACCGACGACGAGGCCGAGACACTCGCGGCAGCCCGCGAAGTGCTGGCCCTGCGCCGCGACGACATCGCCGAGAGCGAACGCGACCTTGAGGCCAAAGTGTCCGGTGTCGTTACCGAATGCCGGGCCGCTGTCTCGGCCCTGCACGATCTTTCCCTGCCCTCGAAAGCCGGCCATACCGCTCGTCTCGTCGCCCGGGGCTGGCGCAGAAGCCTCGACGAGGCCCACGAGGCGCTCGACACCTGCAAGGGCGAGAGCCATGGCGAAGCCTTCCATGACCTTCGCAAGGCCTCGCAAGCCTACTGGATGAACCTGTCCCTGCTGAGCGACCTCTGGCCGAGCGCCTTTTGTGCAAAGCGCCGGGACGCAAAGAGACTTGTCGACCTGCTCGGCCACGAACACGACCTGACGGTGCTCATCACCCTGCTCGACCAAGAACCGGAAATCTTCGGCAATGGGGAAGGTCAGTCCTTCCTGCTAGCCATCATCATCCGTCGCCAGATGGACCTGCGCCGCGAGGCTCTGACCTTGGCCGGCCGCATCTTTGCCGACGCCGCGAAGGACGAGGCCGACATCATCGAGACCCTGTGGATGAGGGCAGCGATCCAGCGCCGGACCGGTTGA